A window of the Brumimicrobium sp. genome harbors these coding sequences:
- a CDS encoding citrate synthase, which produces MSETAKIEFGGKTVELPVITGTENEKAIEIKDLRSQTGLVTMDPGYKNTGSTISGITYLDGENGILHYRGYPIEQLAEKASFIEVTYLLIYGELPTKTQLEAFKKSITLHTLVHEDMKQFFEAYPSKAHPMGVLASMVMSLSTFYPESQTPNRPEEEVNLTIHRLLAKLPTLAAMSYKNAMRHPFIYPQNSLNYVENFLHMMFAMPTEDYVINKTVVSALNKLLILHADHEQNCSTSTVRMVGSAHTNLYASVAAGISALWGPLHGGANQAVIEMLNNIQKDGGDVEKWMNKAKDKDDPFRLMGFGHRVYKNFDPRAKIIKKAADEVLQQLGVNDPALELAKKMEKIALEDPYFVERKLYPNVDFYSGIIYKALNIPTEMFTVMFAIGRLPGWIAQWKEMIENKEPIGRPRQIYIGKTKRDYVPLENR; this is translated from the coding sequence ATGAGCGAAACTGCAAAAATTGAATTTGGAGGTAAAACTGTAGAACTTCCAGTGATAACCGGAACAGAAAATGAAAAGGCTATCGAAATTAAAGATTTAAGAAGTCAAACTGGATTAGTAACCATGGATCCGGGATATAAGAATACGGGTAGTACCATTAGTGGAATTACTTATTTAGATGGAGAAAATGGGATTCTTCATTACAGAGGATATCCAATCGAACAATTAGCGGAAAAAGCTTCTTTCATTGAAGTTACCTATTTATTAATTTATGGAGAACTTCCGACTAAGACACAATTAGAAGCATTTAAGAAAAGTATTACGCTGCATACGCTTGTTCATGAAGATATGAAGCAGTTTTTTGAAGCATATCCTTCTAAAGCTCACCCAATGGGTGTATTAGCTTCTATGGTAATGAGTTTATCTACTTTCTATCCAGAATCTCAAACTCCAAATAGACCTGAAGAAGAAGTGAATTTAACAATTCATAGACTATTGGCTAAGTTACCTACATTGGCGGCGATGTCATACAAAAATGCGATGAGACATCCGTTCATTTATCCACAAAATTCATTGAATTATGTAGAGAACTTCTTACACATGATGTTTGCTATGCCAACTGAAGACTATGTTATTAATAAGACAGTAGTTAGTGCGTTGAATAAACTATTAATTCTTCACGCAGACCATGAACAAAACTGTTCAACATCTACTGTTAGAATGGTAGGTTCTGCTCATACTAATTTATATGCTTCTGTGGCTGCAGGAATTTCTGCATTATGGGGTCCACTGCATGGTGGAGCTAACCAAGCTGTAATTGAAATGTTAAACAATATTCAGAAAGATGGAGGAGATGTAGAGAAGTGGATGAATAAAGCTAAAGATAAAGATGATCCATTCCGTTTGATGGGATTTGGACACCGTGTATATAAGAACTTTGACCCTCGTGCTAAAATTATTAAGAAAGCAGCTGACGAAGTATTACAACAATTAGGGGTAAATGACCCAGCTCTTGAATTAGCTAAGAAGATGGAGAAAATCGCATTGGAAGATCCATATTTCGTAGAAAGAAAATTATATCCGAATGTTGACTTCTACTCAGGAATTATCTATAAAGCCTTAAACATACCAACAGAGATGTTTACTGTTATGTTTGCCATAGGTAGATTGCCGGGATGGATTGCTCAATGGAAAGAAATGATTGAGAATAAAGAACCAATCGGTCGTCCTCGTCAAATCTATATCGGAAAAACAAAAAGAGATTACGTTCCTCTAGAGAATAGATAG
- a CDS encoding T9SS type A sorting domain-containing protein, with the protein MKVMFNLRYFCLSVMALGFSFFSFSQNSFEYNKDINVKVNGNTLKHPWAGGLNHPQFSTLDVNFDGLQDLFIFDRSTNQILVFLTEDNNGVKSYKYLHNAASLFPNDVKYRAAFYDYDNDGKNDLFTYGTGGIKVYKNIGNSVDGLQWELVKNIVQSKYDNGNITNLYVSIVDIPAYYDVDGDGDMDVLTYHIGGQHLEYHKNVSVEKYGIPDSLEFEMVNACWGKFYESDSDNAIELNSNQGPCGDFNAPEINAPTRHSGVSILALNLNNDNATDLIIGNVESYNVTALFNGNTDPTHVFTKMTSKDANYPNYDTPVNISTFPSLFYVDVDFDGKKDLLVSTNQNGNSENKKSVWFYKNIGSNQVPDFSFQQIDFLQDEMIENGKGSIPILVDLDNDGLLDLLVSNNYEYIDLGDRTTKIQYYKNTGTSTTPEYTLLNEDWLDFSTSGYGLRLIPTFGDLNGDGNNEMILGGEDGKLRLLTRSNFDPNGYAFSTLLKDNLGNDIVVDASAAPQLFDMDKDGLLDLVIGKRTPGLVYYKNIGTSSAYSFQLVTPNLGNVDMGTAFLPHHYAIPHFYRQNDTTFLLAGNRVGSIYLYKDIDGNLENGNPFSIVTNHYADINVGSFSAPFIGKLNNSDKLTLMVGTDLGGLWCYTADNLNTSTAQIPSQQTIDNNLLIYPNPSSNGQFIIDMENMDYPLDIVVYNTIGKEVKQLTQCYGTITLNIENEEKGLYYILFKQNNTVIATRKLISR; encoded by the coding sequence ATGAAGGTCATGTTTAATTTACGATATTTCTGCCTCTCCGTGATGGCTTTGGGGTTTAGTTTTTTTAGCTTCTCGCAAAATAGTTTTGAATATAATAAGGATATTAACGTAAAAGTGAATGGCAATACATTAAAACACCCATGGGCTGGTGGATTAAATCACCCACAATTTTCAACTTTAGATGTGAATTTTGATGGATTACAGGACTTATTCATTTTTGACCGAAGCACAAATCAAATTCTCGTATTTTTAACAGAAGATAATAATGGAGTTAAATCCTATAAATATCTTCACAATGCTGCTTCCCTCTTCCCCAATGATGTCAAATATAGAGCTGCTTTTTACGATTATGACAACGATGGAAAAAACGATTTATTCACTTATGGAACAGGTGGAATTAAAGTGTATAAAAATATCGGGAATAGTGTGGACGGTCTTCAATGGGAGTTAGTCAAAAACATAGTTCAATCTAAATACGATAATGGGAATATCACCAATTTGTATGTGAGTATTGTGGACATTCCCGCCTATTATGATGTAGATGGAGATGGCGATATGGATGTGCTTACGTATCATATTGGCGGACAACATCTAGAGTACCACAAGAATGTTTCCGTTGAAAAATATGGAATTCCTGATTCATTGGAATTTGAAATGGTAAATGCTTGTTGGGGAAAATTCTATGAAAGTGATAGTGACAACGCTATTGAATTAAATTCAAATCAAGGTCCTTGCGGTGACTTTAATGCACCAGAGATAAATGCTCCTACTAGACATTCGGGAGTTTCAATTTTAGCTTTAAACTTAAATAATGACAATGCAACAGATTTAATTATAGGAAACGTAGAGAGCTATAATGTAACTGCTCTATTTAATGGAAATACGGACCCCACTCATGTATTTACCAAAATGACTAGTAAGGATGCTAATTATCCAAATTATGACACTCCGGTAAATATTTCTACCTTCCCCTCTCTTTTCTATGTGGATGTAGATTTTGATGGGAAAAAAGATTTATTAGTCAGCACAAATCAAAATGGAAATTCAGAAAATAAGAAGAGTGTTTGGTTTTATAAAAATATAGGAAGCAACCAAGTGCCTGACTTTTCTTTTCAACAAATTGATTTTTTACAAGATGAGATGATTGAAAACGGAAAAGGCTCCATTCCCATTTTAGTTGACTTAGATAATGATGGTTTATTAGATTTATTGGTTTCTAATAATTATGAATATATTGATCTGGGAGATAGAACTACCAAAATACAGTATTACAAAAACACAGGAACAAGCACTACACCAGAATATACATTACTAAATGAAGATTGGCTTGATTTTTCTACAAGTGGCTATGGATTAAGACTCATTCCTACATTTGGGGATTTAAATGGTGATGGCAACAACGAAATGATATTAGGCGGTGAAGATGGCAAACTACGCTTACTTACACGTTCCAATTTTGACCCGAATGGATATGCCTTCTCTACTCTTCTAAAAGACAATCTAGGCAACGATATTGTGGTTGATGCTTCCGCTGCTCCACAACTATTTGATATGGATAAAGACGGACTACTGGATTTAGTAATTGGAAAAAGAACACCCGGACTCGTATATTACAAAAATATAGGAACTAGCAGCGCATACTCGTTTCAATTAGTTACCCCTAATTTAGGTAATGTTGATATGGGAACTGCTTTTTTACCTCATCATTATGCTATTCCTCATTTTTATAGACAAAACGACACTACTTTCTTACTTGCTGGAAATCGTGTTGGATCAATTTATTTATATAAAGACATTGATGGAAATTTAGAAAATGGCAATCCTTTTTCTATTGTTACCAATCATTATGCTGATATCAATGTAGGCTCATTTTCTGCTCCATTTATTGGAAAATTGAATAATTCCGACAAATTAACGCTCATGGTTGGAACTGATTTAGGAGGATTATGGTGTTATACTGCAGATAACCTTAATACTTCTACAGCACAGATACCCTCTCAACAAACAATTGATAATAATCTCTTAATATATCCTAACCCTAGTTCCAACGGTCAATTTATTATTGACATGGAAAATATGGACTATCCTTTAGATATAGTAGTTTACAATACAATAGGTAAAGAAGTCAAGCAACTCACTCAATGCTATGGAACAATCACATTGAATATTGAGAATGAAGAAAAGGGGCTTTATTATATTTTATTTAAACAAAATAATACCGTTATAGCAACACGTAAATTAATAAGCAGATAG
- a CDS encoding MBL fold metallo-hydrolase, protein MKIYPLNTGNFKLDGGAMFGVVPKSIWSKTNVPDENNMCSWAMRAMLIEDGNRLMIIDTGIGDKQSEKFFSFYYLFGNDSLIGNLKKYGFSPDDVTDVFLTHLHFDHCGGAIQRIGEDRFEPVFKNATYWSNSNHWKWATQPNAREKASFLAENILPIQESGQLRFIPRNGDFMENAMPNIDVLFVDGHTESQMLPHIHYKDKTIVFMADLLPSIGHIPLPYVMGYDTRPLLTLGEKEKFLRKAVDENYILFLEHDAENECCVLKETEKGIRLDYTAKLDELI, encoded by the coding sequence ATGAAAATTTATCCATTAAATACTGGTAATTTTAAATTAGATGGAGGCGCTATGTTTGGGGTGGTTCCCAAATCAATTTGGTCTAAAACAAATGTGCCAGATGAAAATAATATGTGTAGTTGGGCAATGCGAGCCATGCTGATTGAAGATGGAAATAGATTGATGATAATTGATACTGGGATAGGAGATAAACAAAGTGAAAAATTCTTCTCTTTCTACTATTTGTTTGGGAATGATTCTCTTATTGGCAATCTTAAAAAATATGGATTTTCTCCAGATGATGTGACGGATGTGTTTTTAACTCATTTGCATTTTGACCATTGTGGTGGTGCAATCCAGAGAATAGGAGAGGATAGGTTTGAACCTGTTTTTAAAAATGCTACTTATTGGAGTAATTCAAACCATTGGAAATGGGCTACACAACCTAATGCGCGAGAAAAGGCTTCTTTTTTGGCTGAAAATATTCTTCCCATCCAAGAATCTGGACAATTACGTTTTATACCTAGAAATGGAGATTTTATGGAAAATGCCATGCCTAATATAGATGTACTTTTTGTAGATGGACATACGGAAAGTCAAATGCTCCCACATATACATTATAAGGATAAAACGATAGTGTTTATGGCAGATTTATTGCCTTCTATTGGACATATCCCTTTGCCTTATGTAATGGGATATGATACTAGACCTTTATTAACGTTAGGAGAAAAAGAAAAATTCTTACGCAAGGCTGTAGATGAGAATTATATCTTGTTTTTGGAGCATGATGCAGAGAATGAATGTTGCGTGTTGAAAGAAACCGAAAAAGGCATACGTTTAGATTACACTGCTAAATTAGATGAATTGATTTAA
- a CDS encoding acetyl-CoA carboxylase carboxyltransferase subunit alpha yields MATYLDFEEPLRALEEQITKAKEIGQDAELDMTDKIKTLEKKLIEKTEDIFSNLTDWQRVQLSRHPDRPYSLAYIDAITKGDFQEYHGDRNIADDKAMVGGFGSIDGKTVMFIGQQKGMNTKMRQYRNFGMPNPEGYRKALRLMKLAEKFNKPIVTFIDTPGAFPGLEAEERGQGEAIARNIYEMMNIKVPIICIIIGEGASGGALGIGVGDKVLMLENTWYSVISPESCSSILWRSWDYKERAAEALNLTSKDMKDLKLIDGIIKEPVNGAHRNHEEMFSIVKKEIKKHITALEKLNPTDRAEKRMEKFIGMGVYK; encoded by the coding sequence ATGGCTACATATTTAGATTTTGAAGAACCATTAAGAGCTTTGGAAGAACAAATCACCAAGGCAAAAGAAATCGGCCAAGATGCTGAATTGGACATGACTGATAAAATCAAAACATTAGAGAAAAAATTGATTGAGAAAACGGAGGATATTTTTTCTAATTTAACTGATTGGCAGCGCGTACAATTATCTAGACATCCAGACAGACCTTATAGTTTGGCATATATTGATGCTATTACAAAAGGAGACTTTCAAGAGTATCATGGAGATAGAAATATTGCTGATGATAAGGCAATGGTGGGAGGTTTTGGTTCAATTGATGGAAAAACAGTTATGTTTATCGGGCAACAAAAAGGAATGAATACCAAAATGCGCCAATATCGAAACTTTGGTATGCCAAACCCTGAAGGATATAGAAAAGCACTTCGATTAATGAAATTAGCCGAAAAATTCAATAAGCCTATTGTTACTTTTATTGACACTCCGGGAGCTTTCCCTGGTCTTGAAGCAGAAGAAAGAGGACAAGGTGAAGCAATTGCTCGAAACATTTATGAAATGATGAACATTAAAGTTCCTATTATCTGTATCATTATTGGTGAAGGAGCTTCAGGTGGAGCATTAGGAATCGGAGTAGGCGATAAAGTATTAATGCTAGAGAACACATGGTATTCGGTAATTTCCCCTGAATCATGCTCTTCTATCTTATGGAGATCTTGGGATTATAAAGAAAGAGCTGCCGAAGCTTTAAATCTGACATCTAAAGACATGAAAGATTTAAAATTAATAGATGGAATTATTAAAGAACCTGTAAATGGTGCTCACAGAAACCATGAAGAAATGTTTTCCATTGTTAAAAAAGAAATCAAAAAACATATTACAGCACTCGAAAAATTGAATCCTACTGATAGGGCTGAAAAACGTATGGAGAAATTTATTGGAATGGGTGTTTATAAATAA